The Candidatus Defluviibacterium haderslevense DNA window ATCGTTTATTGATAATCGAATCGTATCTTGATTTTCTTCAAATGGATTAAAAATAGTTAACCCAAGTAATAGATTAGTATTTTTTTCAAAATACAAATATGCAGTTTTGTCCAATTCATCAATAACAGAAATCTTTACAGCTTGTTTTCCTTCGAAATCCTCATTCCTAATAAATTTTGCATCACGAAATCTTTCAGTTAAATGAGTAGCAATCCATTGAAGTTCATGCGAAGGCCATATAAAAGCTGAATTCTTGTTAGATATTTCTATTTCAATACCTTTTGTCCAATAATTATCACCGTTTACAATACCAATATAGTCAGGTTTGTTTTCTTTTATTTGTCTAAAAATTGTTTTATTATCTTTTGCGGATTGGATTTCGGTTTCATATTTTCCGTTTGGTCCAATACAATTAGCAAATGAGTAGATACTTTGTACTCGGTTAATTGAATTTATTCCTCCAATAGCTTGAAAATATTTATTAAGTACTAATGAAGCGTTTTCTTGTGCTGAAAGTATTAACGAAAAGAAAAATAGGATTATTAAATTATTTAATTTCATTTTTTTAATTTTATTTGATTCTTGATTCTGCGTTAGCCTGACCGCTAACGTTTTGGGGCTTTGAGAAGAAGCGGAATTAGAAGCACAAATATTCAGTTTAGCACAAAAGTTGATGCAAGATAGAATGTTCAATTAACAATGTCACCCGCCATTGAGCCAAACGCCTGTTAACGGCTGCTTATTATCTTTTTATTAAATACTTTTCAAAAGTATCTCCATTTTGTTTGTAAACTCCGTCATTGTCAGTTCCAAGCCAAATTGTTCCGTTATTATCTTGGTAGACAGATACTAGCAAAACATTTTCTGTGCCCTTTTTTACTTCAAGGTTGGTGAGTGTTTTACCGTCATATTTCCAAACACCACCACCGTAAGTAGTCATCCATAAATTACCATCTTCATCTGCTATTCCAGCGTTGAAATAAAGTATTTTATCTTTGGTGTTCTCTATGGGTAAATCAATTGCTTTTAGTTTTTCATAGCCATTTGGAAAGGCTGGGTTAATTTTGTATTTACTATAAAAATTACTTAACCAAAAATAACCGTTCTTATCTTGAATCATTGAACGAACACCAGGAACTCGTCCGTCTGGAAGAGTTGAAAGTTCCTTTTCTCCAAACCATAAAAATGAATTGCCATCGTATCGAAAGGCGCCAGCAGTAGCAGTTCCAAACCAAATATTACCACGTTTGTCTTTGTTAACTCCGAAAACTGCATAAGGGGTATTGTTGAGTCCTTTAAAAGGAACTCCTTCTGGTTCTATTCCAAATGCTTTTTTTAAGTCTTGTTGAGGTAATTTTAATTCAAAAAGAGAATCTCCATCATAACGATATAAGTCGTCTGCATTGTAACCAAACCACAAGTCAGAAGGATTCAGTTTCCATTGGTTATAAGATGATTTTATTGCCTTTAACGTAGTGAATTGCTTTCCGTCAAATTTGTTAATTCCTTCGTGTGTTTCAATGTATATATTTCCGTTAATATCTTCTTGAATACCACGGATTGAATTGCTAACTAAACCGTCTACTGTTGTAAAAAGTTTCAAATTGTTTCCGTCTAAATAATAGATACCTTTTCCGTTACTACCAAACCAATATTTTCCTTTTGAGTCTTGAAATATTTTCCAAATTTGATTATCAAGTTCAGAAGTTGTCTTGCCTATTTCAAGCGTTTTTGATTCAGTCTGTTTGTGTTCAGATTTAACTTGTCCATTGCAAGAAAGGAAGTTACTTGATGCAAAAATTAGTAAGACTATTTTTACTGAGTTAATTTTCATTTCTATTAATTTTTATTTCGGTCTTTAAGTTGGCTATAACGGAGCGGTACTTGCGACGTTCAGCCACTTGCACCAAAGCCAAAAGTAAGAAATATTTTCATAAGAAACCAATAGTGAAGAATTATGATATTTGGCGGTATGTTTGCAAGTACAATGTTAGTGGTAGTTTTTATTCATTTCGTAAATCCATTCAATTCCAGCTTTTAAAGTTTGGTTCTCTTCAACTTGAAAATCAGGAATTATCTTACTTCCAAATTTTGTCTTTTTCTTGTCTGCAAATATAGATTCAGCCAGATTTATTATTGAACCATCTGATAATTCGTGTGAAACACAACCTGTTGAAACACCAAAAGTTGATTGTCCAAATGATTTTGAATTTTCTCTCAACCTTAAGGCTACCGCCACCGCTTCTCCTGAACTTGCTGTTTGATGGTCCGTTAATACAGCTAAAAATTGATAACTAAGATTTTGTTTTGATAAAATTTTTGTTTCCATTACAAATTGATCTTCTATGTAAGCTTTGCCTTCGATTATTTTCCAGGCTTCACTATTTTCATTTGCATCTATAAAGTAGCCAAATGTCCCATTTCCAATTAATGGTTCAATTGAAAGAAGCATTGGCCACATATTTCCACCAAAATTACCACGCAGGTCCAATATCCAACCTTTCAACTTATTTTGCGACTCTTTCTCTATTTTGGCTCTTATTTCCATAATGTAATCATTGTACACACTTTCATTCCCAATACAAAAAGGTATCCTAATGTATCCAATGTCATCTGGGGTGATTTCATCAGCTAATATAGGCAAAGGTTTGTTTTCAAAATTAGCTTCTGACTCTGTTATAGGTCTGAAGTAGCTATGATTGTCATTAAGCTTTTTAATTGCATAGCTAATTGTGGGATAAGTATCTTCAATTTTTTTTGCATTCGATACTTTTTTTAAAACGTCACTTTTAAACTCTTTCCAGTCAATTTCATTTTTATACACAGAATTTTCTTCCAATAAATCAAAGGTTTCTGTTAGATACTTCGATACTTCTTTTGGAACAGAATTTCTAGTATTACAGCTCGACAATATTATGCATAAACCAATGTGAAAAATAATTTTCATCTGTTACTGTTAAATTTCCGCTAACGGTTTTGGCATACGCGCATTCCCGCCACATTCCGAAAGCCAAAAATATAACAATAAATTTTATTAAACTAAAAAATCAAAAGAGAATGATTAATGACTTATGGTGGGAATGAGTGTATGCCATGTTATGCGCTGGCGATTTTTAATTTGGTATTTCTGATAAGATCTGTTCAAGTTTAAGTGTAATTTCTTTTTGAGATTTGGATGTCTCGATTTTAATTGGATTTTCCCAATCAAAATCTTTAATTACATAAATTTTAAACGCTCCAAGATTTCCTCGAGACTCTCCATACCAACCTAAATCAATTACTAAATTTAAATTTTTGAATTCTAGTTGTAATAGATCTTCTTGTAAATAAGCTAGACTTTTTTCTTCTGAATATTCGATTTCTGGGTCATATGTCGAAAACACATTTTTATTAACGATACAATTATTTGGAAGTATGATTTGCTGAAATGATATTTCCATTTTTAGAAGTTTAATTTTTATCTAGTTTGTAACTAGCGCATAAAGTTTTGCAGATTTTCTATGGGCGGGCTTTTCAGCACAAATATTCATTCGAAGATACAAATTTTCTGTAACTCCAAAACTGTCTTCGGATAATGAAACCCCACCTATAGCAAATGTGCTGTTTTACCCAAAAAAGCTGATTGTTCGGAACACAACTGTTGGAAGTTTCGATACTGTTTGTTCAAGGCAATTTACATTCATTGTTTTGACGGTTGTTATATATTCAGAGGTTTTCTTTTGTTTGTCCAACCCAATTTGGTGCGTTTTTAATTCCTTGCCTTAAAAGCAAATTTAGTTGTGCTGCATGATGCTGAACATGTCGCATGTTGTATAGTGTAATTTCAAAAATTGAATAATTTTTAAACTCATTTATCCAACGGCTGTTTGCAACTTCGTCTGTCATACTTGCAATTAATTGATGGCATTTTTGTCTGTTGTGTTGAAGGTAGGAAAGTAATTCTGATTTGCTGTATACTCTGTCAGGTAATGCACCTTCTGGGTCAAATTCCGAAAGTCTAAACGGTGATGGTGGAGTAAATGTGTTCGGCTCAGGTGTCAAGTAGTAGTCCAACCAGAAAAGGCAATGATAAGAGCTATACCAAAACATCCTGTCCTCCCAGAGTTCGTCCGTACATAAATTAATTGCATTTTCAAGCATGTCAATACTTGCTCCGAATTGTTTCCATAAAGATTCTTTTATTGTTGCGTTCATGTATATCAGTTTGTTGAATTTTTTAGCTCGTTTATTGCTCGGTCGTTTGATGTTTGCAGGCCTCCAATTGGTTGCACATAACGGTTTGCGTGTTGTCTCAGTTGGCGATTTCGGAGCACTTCATTGTCAACTTGCACAAAAGTTTGATAGGAGCACTCAGTTCCAATTACGCACGTCACCGCCAATCGAGGCAACACACTGTTATGCATTCGCCCTTCATTCTTCATTTCAAACGGTTATTGAATTAAGGTTTCGGTCTAAAAGTGCAGGAAGTAGTTTTTTTTCGGCAATGAATGGAATACCAAATGTCCTTGCGGAATAGTTTGATTTTATGGTTTCAATAACTTTTGTTTCCGCACTTGCCCGACTTCGAAGCAAAGGGTCTGAAATTCTGCCAAGCATAGAAAGACTTTGGTTTATTAACCAAGCATAGGGGTTTATGCCGGCTCTTTTTAAATCGTCTTGTAAGGCACCTGCTTCCCTCATTGGAGTTGTCTCTGGTAAGGACACCAAAATTATTTTTGATAGTGTTTGGTCTTGCAAAGACATATATGGGGTTCGAAGTCTACCTGCATTAATATTGTTTCTCATAATATCACGATGATAACTTCCAGCAGTATCTAACAACAAAAGTGTATGACCTGTGGGGGCTGTGTCCATTATCACAAATTTTCTTTTTGCCATACTAATGGCTTTGGAAAATGCATGGAAAACGGCTACTTCTTCTGTGCAAGGTGATTTTAAATCTTCAAGAATCAGCTTTTTAGCTTCTTCGGATTGTCCTTGACCTTTATGTTCTAATATTTTTTCTGTGTATCGCTGTGTTTCTACTTTAGGGTCAATGCGTTCCACCGTTAATGTAGCTGGGAGCTCGCCTAACTGTTCAATAAAATCTTGTATATGTGCAGCGGGGTCAGTAGTAGTTAGCAGAACTTCAAAGCCTTTTTTTGCCAGTAAAACAGCAATGGCAGAAGCGGCAATTGTCTTGCCCACGCCACCTTTGCCCATTGTCATAATAAGTCCATATTGTTGATTTGCGCAAAGTTCATCAACGAGTTGGTCTAATCCCTTTAATACCTGAACGGACGTTTCTGATTTCAGTAGATTATTATCTGAAATGGATTTTTGAAGTTCCGCGTTAAACAGTGAACGTAGTTTTACAATTCCCAACACATTGTAAGGTAAAAGAGGAAAAGTCTTTAATGGCAAGGTCTTTAAATTGTCAGGAATAGAATTGAGTTGCAAGTTGCCCATTGCTTCAATTTTTTGAGCAAGCAAGTCGTTTTTGTCTATTGCTTTGAAAACACCGTTGATGTATAATAGTTGATTGCTCATCCCAAGTTCATTCAATTCATTGCTGGTTCTCGAAGCTTCTTTCAGTGATGCTTTGTCTGACCTTGCAACGATATAAAAACTGGTTAATGATACATCTCTTAGTCTGTTTACTACGGTATGATATCTTTCTTTTCCACTTTTCAATGCAGAAGTTGGACCCAAACAAGACGCACCATCAGGATTTTCATCTGTGAAACTTGACCAAGCAGCAGGTAGTTCAAGCAGTCGCAAGGTATGCCCTGTTGGTGCTGTGTCGAAAATGATTACATCAAATTGAGTTCCTTCAGTTTCTCCTGACACAAAACGGGAAAACTCATCAAAAGAAGCAATCTCAGTAGTGCAAGCACCTGAAAGGTCTTCTCGTATTTTCTTTATTTCTTCCTTTGAAGATATTCCCTCTAAAGGTCGAGTTACTCTATTACGATATTCTTCTGCTGAATTTTCAGGATCAATATTGATTGCAAAAAGGCGGTCAATACCTTTTACTGGTTTTATCTGTTCATCAACTTGACTTTCTAATACGTCTTTTAAGTTTGAGGCTGGGTCGGTGCTTACAAGAAGAACTACTTTTCCTGCATCGGCCATTTCAACTGCTGTTGCACAGGCAAGAGATGTTTTTCCAACTCCGCCTTTTCCAGTAAAGAATAAATATTTTGTTTTTATATCAGTCATTTTTTTTAATGTCGTCTAATAGGGTGAGGAATAACGTTTTGGGGCTTTGCGAAGGCTGGGATTAGAAGTACGAATGTTCAAATTTAGCACAAATGTTCATTAGAATTCCAAATGTTCAATTTAGTACTGAAGCCCAGCTATTGCAAAACCCCTGTAAGTGGCTGGCGATATATCTATTTTTGGCATATTATATACCAAAATTTTTGTTTTGGCTTTCCTTCAATGTTTATTTCTGGTTCATTAATTTCTTCGTTTTCAATTAAGCCGAAGTTTTCAAAATCTACTTTAATGGAATCTAAATCGTAAAAAAATAAATTTAGTCCTTTCCAAGGTTCAAAAGTGTCTTTGGAAATTTCAGTCCCTTGTCCAAATCTAAAATCACTTTTTGAGATAGTTACAAAAACCATATTTCCATTTGGTTTAAGTTGTTTATAACAGTCTTCGATTAGTTTTATTCTATCCTGTTCGTTTAGCAAATGAATTAAAGAGTAACAGAAAATTCCGTCATATAATTCTTTGTCAAAAGGCATTTTAGAAACTGAACCTTCATAAATTTTAACGCTTTTGTCAAAGTGTTTCTTTGCTATATCTATTGCAGTTTCAGAGATTTCAATACCTGTTACTATAAGTCCATTGTCTATAAAATATTTGGCATTTCTACCATAACCAAATCCTGGTATTAAAATATCATTAATGTTTTTGTTTTTAAACAATTCCAAGGTTTTGCGAACTGAGTCTGCTGGTTCCCATCCCCACATTTCTTGTTTTTCTTTAAAACTGGTCTCCCAAAATTCTGTCATTATTATTTTGTTTTGTCAATGTGTGTCGGGTTCGGTACGCTTGCCCATAACAGATTTGGTATAGACGCGGCACCGCAATACCATTAGAAGCCAAAACTAAAAAATTAATTTGTTATTTCCGGACAAAATTAAAAGAGAATGATTGTAGATGATAGGTGGGGTAGAGTCTATGCCGTGTTAGGGGAGGTATCATTCAAAGTCCCGTTTAGTGAGTTCTGATTGTCTTATTATTGAATGCAATGTTCCAATTTTAATTTCCTTATGCATCGGCACTGGAACTGTTATAGTTGAATCCTCAGTAAGTTTTTGCATTATTACATGGCTTCCTTTTTGTCTCACTTTTATAAATCCATGCTTTGACAATATTACGCAGATGTCCTTACCTGATAATGTTCTCATTAAAAATTAGATGTTAACTGTAACTCTTGAAATTTGCAATTCGTTGTGCAATCTCTTAGATATTTCAGTTTCGGATGCGGTCTCATAAAACAATTCAAGTGCTTCAATAAGATTAGATTTAGCTTCATCAGGAGTATCACCTTGACTGGCAATGTCTAATTCAGGACAAAGAGATATATACATATTGTCCTCCTTTTCTATTACTGCTGTTAATTCTATTTTTCTATTCATAAAGCAAATTTAATGTATTTTTTTGATATCTCCCATAACGTCTTTGAGATTGATGCAGGCAGAGCATTTTCGATAGCTGCCAAGGCAAAAACCTTAAGCCAAATTTACAACATTTTCTGGAATGAAAAATGAATTGCTCTGCTTGCATTAATCTCATGTTATGCCCAGTCAATAAGGTTTTCCTTAATCTTTGTGAATATTTTTTTACTTTGTTTCATTTCTTCTTCAAGATCATATTCATTTTGGAGTCCAAGCCAAAATTTAGGCGAATTGTTGAAATAAATCGATAATCTAACTGCAGTATCTGCTGTGATACTTCTATTGCCTTTAATTATTTCGGATAATCTGGTTTGAGGAACTTGAATAGCTTTGGCCAATCTATAAGCAGTTGTTCCCATAGGTATGAGAAACTCTTCGTTTAATACTTCTCCAGGATGAATATTCTTTAATTTTGACATAATTAATGGTAATTTATAATTTTTACAAATTCGGAATTTGAGTTTTCCCATTTGAAGATTATTCTCCAGGTATCGTTAATCCTTATAGAATAAAAATCTTTTAATTCTCCTTTTAGCTTTTCTAGATGATTTGAAGGTGGTACTCTTAAATCATTGATATTTTGTGAGTTGTTCAACATTCTCAGCTTTCGTCTTGCTACTTGTTGGATGGCTTGGGGAACACCTTTAACTAGAGTCCCTCCCCAAATTTCCTCAGTATATTTATCTCCAAAACTTAAAATCATGCTACCCTATAACGTTACTAACGCATAAAGATATTAAGATGTTTCAAATTAAGTTGTTTTTTATTGATTGAGCATAACGTTTTGCAGCTACCCGAAGGTGGCGATTTCGAAGCACTTCACTGTCAACGAAGCAGAAACTTTTATAGAAGCACAAAGCTTGATTTAACCACTGAACCGCCACTTTTGGGTAGGTGCTGTTATCGGCTGGCGTATTGTCAGAAGTCATCATTTGCCAATTTCTTTGAGGATTTCAGG harbors:
- a CDS encoding nuclear transport factor 2 family protein; translation: MKLNNLIILFFFSLILSAQENASLVLNKYFQAIGGINSINRVQSIYSFANCIGPNGKYETEIQSAKDNKTIFRQIKENKPDYIGIVNGDNYWTKGIEIEISNKNSAFIWPSHELQWIATHLTERFRDAKFIRNEDFEGKQAVKISVIDELDKTAYLYFEKNTNLLLGLTIFNPFEENQDTIRLSINDWKKVDKLLLPSKVTFSDKQGDFILNFHTIKINQINQANFNIPKKIIAIKKLLELHELQRNAHFNRDAKLLTSIMADNFTEVRNGKINTPKKEELFKRFQGYFDSVTFIEWDDIQPPIIKISDDATLAQIFVQKRVKLKTNENQVESTIYAWTATFKKNLNNWVMTSITSTENK
- a CDS encoding DinB family protein; the protein is MNATIKESLWKQFGASIDMLENAINLCTDELWEDRMFWYSSYHCLFWLDYYLTPEPNTFTPPSPFRLSEFDPEGALPDRVYSKSELLSYLQHNRQKCHQLIASMTDEVANSRWINEFKNYSIFEITLYNMRHVQHHAAQLNLLLRQGIKNAPNWVGQTKENL
- the arsA gene encoding arsenical pump-driving ATPase; the encoded protein is MTDIKTKYLFFTGKGGVGKTSLACATAVEMADAGKVVLLVSTDPASNLKDVLESQVDEQIKPVKGIDRLFAINIDPENSAEEYRNRVTRPLEGISSKEEIKKIREDLSGACTTEIASFDEFSRFVSGETEGTQFDVIIFDTAPTGHTLRLLELPAAWSSFTDENPDGASCLGPTSALKSGKERYHTVVNRLRDVSLTSFYIVARSDKASLKEASRTSNELNELGMSNQLLYINGVFKAIDKNDLLAQKIEAMGNLQLNSIPDNLKTLPLKTFPLLPYNVLGIVKLRSLFNAELQKSISDNNLLKSETSVQVLKGLDQLVDELCANQQYGLIMTMGKGGVGKTIAASAIAVLLAKKGFEVLLTTTDPAAHIQDFIEQLGELPATLTVERIDPKVETQRYTEKILEHKGQGQSEEAKKLILEDLKSPCTEEVAVFHAFSKAISMAKRKFVIMDTAPTGHTLLLLDTAGSYHRDIMRNNINAGRLRTPYMSLQDQTLSKIILVSLPETTPMREAGALQDDLKRAGINPYAWLINQSLSMLGRISDPLLRSRASAETKVIETIKSNYSARTFGIPFIAEKKLLPALLDRNLNSITV
- a CDS encoding class I SAM-dependent methyltransferase yields the protein MTEFWETSFKEKQEMWGWEPADSVRKTLELFKNKNINDILIPGFGYGRNAKYFIDNGLIVTGIEISETAIDIAKKHFDKSVKIYEGSVSKMPFDKELYDGIFCYSLIHLLNEQDRIKLIEDCYKQLKPNGNMVFVTISKSDFRFGQGTEISKDTFEPWKGLNLFFYDLDSIKVDFENFGLIENEEINEPEINIEGKPKQKFWYIICQK
- a CDS encoding type II toxin-antitoxin system HicA family toxin; amino-acid sequence: MRTLSGKDICVILSKHGFIKVRQKGSHVIMQKLTEDSTITVPVPMHKEIKIGTLHSIIRQSELTKRDFE
- a CDS encoding type II toxin-antitoxin system HicB family antitoxin, whose amino-acid sequence is MNRKIELTAVIEKEDNMYISLCPELDIASQGDTPDEAKSNLIEALELFYETASETEISKRLHNELQISRVTVNI
- a CDS encoding HigA family addiction module antidote protein yields the protein MSKLKNIHPGEVLNEEFLIPMGTTAYRLAKAIQVPQTRLSEIIKGNRSITADTAVRLSIYFNNSPKFWLGLQNEYDLEEEMKQSKKIFTKIKENLIDWA
- a CDS encoding type II toxin-antitoxin system RelE/ParE family toxin, translating into MILSFGDKYTEEIWGGTLVKGVPQAIQQVARRKLRMLNNSQNINDLRVPPSNHLEKLKGELKDFYSIRINDTWRIIFKWENSNSEFVKIINYH